ACAGTGCGGCATTCTGATCCGCGATCGGGGTCGAGGAACGGTAGAAAATTGTGAGATTTTTGGTAATAGCTTCGCAGGAATAGAAATTAATACGGGATCTGACCCGAAAATTCACAAATGTCGCATTTACGCTAGTAAGGCGAATGGTGTCTCTGTTTATCAGCAAGGACGAGGCACTATTTTTGATTGTCAAATTTTTGATAATGCAAATGCGGGGGTGGCAATTGCAAAAGCTGCCGACCCCACAATTTACCAATGCCTAATTAATCAGAATCAATATCAGGCAGTTTGGGTATATGACAATGGTGCAGGTAGAGCAGAAAATTGTGATTTAACTCGCAATGGTGATGGTGCATGGAACATTGGTGCCAACTGTGAGGTATACCGTAGGGTAATCAAGAATAAAAACGAATTAGTTCAGGACTTACGCAAAATCACGGAAAAACGAACCGCAAAGGACGCAAAGGACACAAAGGAATAAGGTTTCAGAGAGTTATTGCGTAAGTCTTATAGTTAACAAAGTTTAGTGCTTTAATTCGGCTACCTAACGACGGCAGAACGTTTTGGGTCGGGGTCTAAATCCCCGTCACAAAACTTAATTACGTTAGCGTAGCGGGG
The Nostoc punctiforme PCC 73102 genome window above contains:
- a CDS encoding right-handed parallel beta-helix repeat-containing protein → MQTKYALVRGFTLHGKAEKCYVVDIPQGQIVLEDCDITSDYLSCVAIHGYTANPVIRRCQIHDGKNSGIYCWENSQGIVEDCDIRNNATGEVTIEQGANPTIRHCRIYDGKQCGILIRDRGRGTVENCEIFGNSFAGIEINTGSDPKIHKCRIYASKANGVSVYQQGRGTIFDCQIFDNANAGVAIAKAADPTIYQCLINQNQYQAVWVYDNGAGRAENCDLTRNGDGAWNIGANCEVYRRVIKNKNELVQDLRKITEKRTAKDAKDTKE